A genome region from Variovorax paradoxus includes the following:
- a CDS encoding immunity 26/phosphotriesterase HocA family protein, producing MPKQSPSDASQPVFELDNAERDSVGLDPVPPQWVRVMFKDTAAFFEGDTLRKFLRAGPDGYLEVDTALETRERAFLLPRTARGKERKLTAAVLLVTERANGRWFQASFIGERLEESSVAALNTRNMRAIDFQDDGKLHDHAGLRDYLRARMQRVSDGLRSEIAEMKSAPRQQLKYGPGDVFRFRIDDARYGFGLLLGSLKEIRAAGLLPQDHPWHYVMTVPLIVRLFDGASADPGPGIEVLSTWPLLPAQTMMDNQLFWGQFPIVGRKALVPADIDFPCGVGTAPTQEGHAFFYWGFGWHRLADASVGDGTDSGMGIGKLDRTPLQEALAGRVPMRPWELRHPDHAATFKRVLAEIGCDGAVDYAAYAKCSGSLSPEAFIARMQPEWPASKARSKPSPKPNAKART from the coding sequence ATGCCGAAGCAATCCCCCTCCGATGCCTCCCAGCCGGTCTTCGAGCTCGACAACGCGGAGCGCGACAGCGTCGGCCTCGACCCGGTGCCGCCGCAGTGGGTGCGCGTGATGTTCAAGGACACCGCGGCCTTCTTCGAAGGCGACACGCTGCGCAAGTTCTTGCGCGCCGGCCCCGACGGGTATCTCGAAGTCGACACGGCGCTCGAAACCCGCGAGCGCGCCTTCCTGCTGCCCAGGACGGCGCGCGGCAAGGAGCGCAAGCTCACCGCGGCCGTGCTGCTCGTGACGGAGCGCGCCAACGGGCGCTGGTTCCAGGCCTCGTTCATCGGCGAGCGGCTGGAGGAATCGAGCGTGGCCGCGCTCAACACGCGCAACATGCGCGCCATCGATTTTCAGGACGACGGCAAGCTGCACGACCATGCCGGACTGCGCGACTACCTGCGTGCGCGGATGCAGCGCGTCTCCGATGGCCTGCGCAGCGAGATCGCCGAGATGAAGTCGGCCCCCCGCCAGCAGCTGAAATACGGCCCCGGGGATGTCTTTCGCTTTCGTATCGACGACGCCCGCTACGGATTCGGCCTGCTGCTGGGCAGCCTGAAGGAAATTCGTGCGGCCGGCCTGCTGCCGCAGGACCATCCATGGCACTACGTGATGACGGTGCCGCTCATCGTGCGGCTGTTCGACGGCGCATCGGCCGACCCGGGCCCGGGGATCGAGGTGCTGTCGACCTGGCCGCTGTTGCCGGCCCAGACCATGATGGACAACCAGCTCTTCTGGGGACAGTTTCCGATCGTCGGACGCAAGGCACTGGTGCCTGCCGACATCGACTTTCCCTGCGGTGTCGGCACGGCCCCGACGCAGGAAGGGCACGCCTTCTTCTACTGGGGGTTCGGCTGGCACCGGCTGGCGGACGCGTCGGTCGGCGACGGAACCGACAGCGGCATGGGCATCGGCAAGCTGGACCGCACACCCCTGCAGGAAGCCCTGGCAGGTCGCGTGCCGATGCGGCCCTGGGAATTGCGGCACCCCGACCATGCCGCCACGTTCAAGCGGGTGCTGGCCGAAATCGGGTGCGACGGCGCGGTGGACTATGCCGCGTATGCGAAGTGCTCGGGCAGCCTGTCGCCAGAGGCGTTCATTGCACGGATGCAACCGGAATGGCCTGCGTCCAAGGCCAGATCGAAGCCGAGCCCGAAGCCGAACGCGAAGGCGCGCACCTAG
- a CDS encoding alpha/beta hydrolase has product MTSFLRFFAAWLALLLALPAQAQTAAAPDTPSGIRRIADLPYGSDPRQRMDVYLPANAHGAPVLVMVHGGAWMFGDKATAAVIDLKVDHWVRDQGFILVSVGYRFVPQVDVLQQARDVARAVATAQSSAPAWGGDASRFVLMGHSAGAHLVALLGASPDIARQQGARPWLGTIALDSAALDTAGLMRRPHMNFYDRVFGSDPALWRAVSPTDTLAPDAAPMLLVCSAQRRDGSCTQSQQFAARVAAAGGRAEVRQEDLSHAQINAQLGLPGAYTAAVDAFVRSVGAQGAPGKPQS; this is encoded by the coding sequence ATGACTTCTTTCCTGCGGTTCTTTGCCGCTTGGCTGGCGCTGCTGCTCGCCCTGCCCGCCCAGGCGCAGACGGCAGCCGCACCCGACACGCCCTCGGGCATCCGCCGCATCGCAGACCTGCCCTACGGCTCGGACCCGCGCCAGCGCATGGACGTCTACCTGCCCGCGAACGCGCACGGCGCGCCGGTGCTGGTGATGGTGCACGGCGGCGCCTGGATGTTCGGCGACAAGGCCACCGCCGCGGTGATCGACCTGAAGGTCGACCATTGGGTGCGCGACCAGGGCTTCATCCTGGTGTCGGTGGGCTACCGCTTCGTGCCGCAGGTCGACGTGCTGCAGCAGGCGCGGGACGTGGCCCGCGCCGTGGCCACGGCACAGTCCAGTGCGCCAGCGTGGGGCGGCGATGCCAGCCGCTTCGTGCTGATGGGCCACTCGGCCGGCGCCCACCTGGTGGCGCTGCTCGGCGCCTCCCCCGACATCGCGCGCCAGCAGGGCGCGCGGCCCTGGCTCGGCACCATCGCCCTCGACAGCGCCGCGCTGGACACCGCCGGGCTCATGCGGCGGCCGCACATGAACTTCTACGACCGCGTGTTCGGCAGTGATCCCGCGCTGTGGCGCGCGGTGTCGCCGACCGACACGCTCGCGCCCGACGCGGCGCCGATGCTGCTGGTCTGCTCGGCGCAGCGGCGCGACGGATCGTGCACGCAGTCGCAGCAGTTCGCGGCGCGGGTCGCGGCCGCCGGCGGACGCGCCGAAGTGCGGCAAGAAGACCTTTCGCACGCGCAGATCAACGCGCAGCTGGGACTGCCTGGCGCCTACACCGCGGCAGTGGATGCGTTCGTGCGATCGGTGGGCGCCCAGGGCGCGCCCGGCAAACCGCAAAGCTAG
- a CDS encoding isocitrate lyase/PEP mutase family protein: MTSIRKTMRARITSGPTFWMAGAQDALSALLVDQSGFDGIFTTGFGISASLLGQPDVELYTLTENVGVVNRIANIVKKPIFADADTGYGNVINVARTVREFEKTGVVAISIEDQFSPKRCPAAASTMPLVPVRDAVAKIRAAVDARQDPDFLIVARTDAIDPSEAIDRACQYAEAGADLIQPISRTFKGFEDLEKLKEATGRRLSLQLMQGLWMARLSRAQIESVAAFATYPIVTLMSTVHALQANLQVLSERRTGDVDGLPGGQTTMPAFKDIIGWNAVEERQAYYEVDAPALKRAA, translated from the coding sequence ATGACTTCCATTCGCAAGACGATGCGCGCGCGCATCACCTCCGGCCCCACCTTCTGGATGGCCGGCGCGCAGGACGCGCTCTCGGCGCTGCTCGTCGACCAGTCGGGCTTCGACGGCATCTTCACCACCGGCTTCGGCATCTCGGCCTCGCTGCTGGGCCAGCCCGACGTGGAGCTCTACACGCTGACCGAGAACGTCGGCGTGGTGAACCGCATCGCCAACATCGTGAAGAAGCCGATCTTCGCCGACGCCGACACCGGCTACGGCAACGTGATCAACGTGGCGCGCACGGTGCGCGAGTTCGAGAAGACCGGCGTGGTCGCGATCTCCATCGAGGACCAGTTCAGCCCCAAGCGCTGCCCGGCCGCGGCCAGCACGATGCCGCTGGTGCCGGTGCGCGATGCGGTGGCCAAGATCCGCGCCGCGGTGGACGCGCGGCAGGACCCCGATTTCCTGATCGTGGCGCGCACCGACGCCATCGATCCGTCGGAAGCGATCGATCGCGCCTGTCAGTACGCCGAGGCCGGCGCGGACCTGATCCAGCCGATCTCGCGCACCTTCAAGGGCTTCGAGGACCTGGAGAAGCTCAAGGAGGCCACGGGCCGCCGCCTCTCGCTGCAGCTCATGCAGGGCCTCTGGATGGCCAGGCTGAGTCGCGCGCAGATCGAGTCGGTGGCGGCTTTTGCGACCTACCCCATCGTCACGCTGATGAGCACGGTGCATGCGCTGCAGGCCAACCTGCAGGTGCTGTCGGAACGCCGCACCGGCGACGTCGACGGACTGCCGGGCGGCCAGACGACGATGCCGGCGTTCAAGGACATCATCGGCTGGAATGCCGTCGAGGAACGCCAGGCGTACTACGAGGTGGACGCGCCGGCGCTGAAGCGCGCCGCCTGA
- a CDS encoding ABC transporter substrate-binding protein has protein sequence MTHPASRRTVLAAGAALLCSAALPNLAFAFENKAEGVLDKEIVLGSSQPMSGTLAYMGKAVDEGIRTYFDMVNEQGGVNGRKIKLITYDDELKPAKSVANAKLLVERDNVLAMIGNIGHATNISAYEYSSTRKVPTIGALSISDLTSTPPRELLYVLPSPQSTETAAYIDYAVEKLKAKKIAMLYQNDGWGKPAYDIAVKQLDKHGLKLVEAQSFERFATDITSQVFKLKQAEPDVVIVYALGQEAVLFFRGAEKLGWKPTVFGAGGLNDPKFVELLGKSPAKLYVASYYDAVEGDNPAIKEFFARYTRLYPKSAPSSTALMGYSAAAVAVEALKRAGNEPSRAKVVAALDGMTGFDQKIGPKISFQPLSAGGYARRGQTGVALMELKDQKFVSLGGYIDPVKR, from the coding sequence ATGACCCACCCCGCTTCGCGCCGCACCGTGCTGGCCGCCGGTGCCGCCCTGCTGTGCAGCGCCGCACTGCCGAACCTGGCCTTCGCCTTCGAGAACAAGGCCGAAGGCGTGCTCGACAAGGAGATCGTGCTCGGTTCGTCGCAACCGATGTCGGGCACGCTGGCCTACATGGGCAAGGCGGTGGACGAAGGCATCCGCACCTACTTCGACATGGTGAACGAACAGGGTGGCGTGAACGGCCGCAAGATCAAGCTCATCACCTACGACGACGAGCTCAAGCCCGCGAAGTCGGTGGCCAACGCCAAGCTGCTGGTGGAGCGCGACAACGTGCTCGCGATGATCGGCAACATCGGCCACGCCACCAACATCAGCGCCTACGAGTACAGCTCCACGCGCAAGGTGCCGACCATCGGCGCGCTGAGCATCTCCGACCTGACCTCCACGCCGCCGCGCGAGCTGCTGTACGTGCTGCCGTCGCCGCAGTCGACCGAGACGGCCGCCTACATCGACTACGCGGTGGAGAAGCTCAAGGCGAAAAAGATCGCGATGCTCTACCAGAACGACGGCTGGGGCAAGCCGGCCTACGACATCGCCGTCAAGCAGCTGGACAAGCACGGCCTGAAGCTGGTGGAGGCGCAGAGCTTCGAGCGCTTCGCCACCGACATCACCTCGCAGGTGTTCAAGCTCAAGCAGGCCGAGCCCGACGTGGTGATCGTCTATGCGCTGGGGCAGGAAGCCGTGCTGTTCTTCCGCGGCGCGGAAAAGCTGGGCTGGAAGCCGACCGTGTTCGGTGCCGGCGGCCTGAACGACCCGAAGTTCGTCGAGCTGCTGGGCAAGAGCCCGGCCAAGCTCTACGTGGCCTCGTACTACGACGCGGTCGAAGGCGACAACCCGGCCATCAAGGAGTTCTTTGCGCGCTACACCAGGCTGTACCCGAAGTCGGCGCCCTCCTCCACGGCGCTGATGGGCTACTCGGCCGCGGCGGTGGCGGTCGAGGCGCTCAAGCGCGCCGGCAACGAGCCCAGCCGCGCCAAGGTGGTGGCCGCGCTCGACGGCATGACCGGCTTCGACCAGAAGATCGGCCCGAAGATCTCGTTCCAGCCGCTGAGCGCCGGCGGCTATGCGCGCCGCGGCCAGACCGGCGTGGCGCTGATGGAACTCAAGGACCAGAAGTTCGTGTCGCTCGGCGGGTACATCGACCCGGTGAAGCGTTGA
- a CDS encoding ABC transporter ATP-binding protein — protein sequence MANAVEDIKRGEPLLRVDNLSAAYGKIRALHGVSIEVPAAGIVCVLGANGAGKTTLMRALSGLLPVAGGTAVFDGRSIANVPAEQLVRRGVVHVPQGRMVFAQLSVKENLVLGGYTRPAGEVREDIDRVLGYFPRLKERITSRAGTLSGGEQQMLAIARGLLAKPRLLMLDEPSMGVAPIMKDAIFSTLRDIRDRERLTLLIVEQDADIALDISDEGYVIETGRVVMHGPAAELAGNEDIRRAYLGG from the coding sequence GTGGCAAACGCCGTTGAGGACATCAAGCGCGGCGAACCGCTGCTGCGCGTGGACAACCTGAGCGCCGCCTACGGCAAGATCCGCGCGCTGCACGGGGTGTCGATCGAGGTGCCGGCCGCCGGCATCGTGTGCGTGCTGGGCGCCAACGGCGCGGGCAAGACCACGCTGATGCGCGCGCTCTCGGGGCTGCTGCCGGTGGCAGGCGGCACGGCCGTGTTCGACGGCCGCAGCATCGCCAACGTGCCGGCCGAGCAGCTGGTTCGCCGCGGCGTGGTGCACGTGCCGCAGGGCCGCATGGTGTTCGCGCAGCTGTCGGTGAAGGAGAACCTGGTGCTCGGCGGCTACACCCGCCCGGCCGGCGAGGTGCGCGAGGACATCGACCGCGTGCTGGGCTACTTCCCGCGTCTGAAGGAGCGCATCACTTCGCGCGCCGGCACGCTGTCGGGCGGCGAGCAGCAGATGCTGGCCATTGCGCGCGGCCTGCTCGCCAAGCCCCGGCTGCTGATGCTCGACGAGCCCTCGATGGGCGTGGCGCCCATCATGAAGGACGCCATCTTCTCGACGCTGCGCGACATCCGCGACCGAGAGCGGCTCACGCTGCTGATCGTGGAGCAGGACGCCGACATCGCGCTCGACATTTCCGACGAGGGCTACGTCATCGAGACCGGCCGCGTCGTCATGCACGGGCCGGCCGCCGAGCTGGCCGGCAACGAGGACATCCGCCGCGCCTACCTGGGCGGCTGA
- a CDS encoding ABC transporter ATP-binding protein, with the protein MRALIDGAPVATRAPAGAQPLLSLSAVRMSFGGIVAVQDVGFDVMPGTVHALIGPNGAGKTTMLNCISRFYTPQQGSMRLRTASGEHDLLKCKAHQISRLGIARTFQNLELFSELTVFDNVLIARSGAMRCTLAEALLRLPRQRREEREQRERTQQIIDSLKLGAHAHTLVRDLPYGTQKLVELARAMALEPVLMLLDEPAAGMNNREIDALGDTLRRLQQATGATLLLIEHSMPLVMSISDTITVMHNGAFLAQGSPREIEQNPAVVEAYLGGGKSGKRR; encoded by the coding sequence ATGAGGGCCCTGATCGACGGCGCGCCCGTCGCCACCCGGGCACCCGCCGGCGCCCAGCCGCTGCTGTCGCTGTCGGCGGTGCGCATGAGCTTCGGCGGCATCGTCGCGGTGCAGGACGTCGGCTTCGACGTGATGCCCGGCACGGTGCATGCGCTGATCGGCCCGAACGGCGCAGGCAAGACCACGATGCTCAACTGCATCAGCCGCTTCTACACGCCGCAGCAAGGCAGCATGCGCCTGCGCACGGCCAGCGGCGAGCACGACCTGCTCAAGTGCAAGGCGCACCAGATCTCGCGCCTGGGCATCGCGCGCACCTTCCAGAACCTGGAGCTGTTCTCCGAGCTCACGGTGTTCGACAACGTGCTCATCGCGCGTTCGGGCGCCATGCGCTGCACGCTGGCCGAAGCCCTGCTGCGGCTGCCGCGCCAGCGCCGCGAGGAACGCGAACAGCGCGAACGCACGCAGCAGATCATCGACAGCCTCAAGCTGGGCGCGCACGCCCACACGCTGGTGCGCGACCTGCCCTACGGCACGCAGAAGCTCGTCGAACTGGCCCGCGCCATGGCGCTGGAGCCGGTGCTGATGCTGCTGGACGAGCCGGCCGCCGGCATGAACAACCGCGAGATCGACGCGCTCGGCGACACGCTGCGCAGGCTGCAGCAGGCCACGGGCGCGACGCTGCTGCTCATCGAGCACAGCATGCCGCTGGTGATGTCGATCTCCGACACCATCACCGTGATGCACAACGGCGCCTTCCTGGCGCAGGGCTCGCCGCGCGAGATCGAACAGAACCCGGCCGTGGTCGAGGCCTATCTCGGAGGAGGCAAGAGTGGCAAACGCCGTTGA
- a CDS encoding branched-chain amino acid ABC transporter permease, producing the protein MTRLFDSRPWLAPLVFILLFVLAPLIPGGYVLYIFTLVLIYTLASFGTNILTGYTNLISMAGAVFFGIGAYGSAILTTHFGVPLVLSMLIAAAVATVVGVLLALPVLRLEEVFLAIATLGFVMISVEIAKSGGELTGGENGMGAPGPTLFGWPLDERAYHLFVAVVLGAALWIARNLSQSHFGRGFLALKGSETASRALGLNATKLKLVAFGVCAFYTGLSGALYAPVVRFIDPSLFNIMVSISFVSMVIVGGLGSIMGSVLGAVFVIGAPQLLTYFGFDQFQRALYGVAMILALMFLPDGLASLLKRRKLPGADDATGTEVPR; encoded by the coding sequence ATGACACGCCTCTTCGACTCACGGCCCTGGCTCGCGCCGCTCGTCTTCATCCTGCTGTTCGTGCTCGCACCGCTCATCCCGGGCGGCTACGTGCTCTACATCTTCACGCTGGTGCTGATCTACACGCTCGCGTCCTTCGGCACCAACATCCTGACGGGCTACACCAACCTGATCTCGATGGCCGGCGCGGTGTTCTTCGGCATCGGCGCCTATGGCAGCGCCATCCTCACGACGCACTTCGGCGTGCCGCTGGTGCTGTCGATGCTCATCGCCGCGGCCGTGGCCACGGTGGTGGGCGTGCTGCTGGCGCTGCCGGTGCTGCGGCTGGAAGAAGTCTTCCTGGCCATCGCCACGCTGGGCTTCGTGATGATCTCGGTGGAAATCGCCAAGTCCGGCGGCGAGCTCACGGGCGGCGAGAACGGCATGGGCGCGCCCGGCCCGACGCTGTTCGGCTGGCCGCTGGACGAACGGGCCTACCACCTGTTCGTGGCGGTGGTGCTGGGCGCGGCGCTGTGGATCGCTCGCAACCTCTCGCAGAGCCACTTCGGCCGCGGCTTCCTGGCGCTCAAGGGCAGCGAGACGGCCTCGCGCGCGCTCGGCCTGAACGCCACGAAGCTCAAGCTCGTCGCCTTCGGCGTGTGCGCGTTCTACACGGGCCTGTCAGGGGCGCTCTATGCGCCGGTGGTGCGCTTCATCGATCCGTCGCTGTTCAACATCATGGTGTCGATCAGCTTCGTGTCGATGGTGATCGTGGGCGGGCTGGGCTCGATCATGGGCTCTGTGCTGGGAGCGGTGTTCGTCATCGGCGCGCCGCAGCTGCTCACCTACTTCGGCTTCGACCAGTTCCAGCGCGCGCTCTACGGCGTGGCGATGATCCTGGCGCTGATGTTCCTGCCCGACGGGCTGGCCAGCCTGCTCAAGCGCCGCAAGCTGCCGGGCGCCGATGACGCCACCGGTACGGAGGTGCCGCGATGA
- a CDS encoding branched-chain amino acid ABC transporter permease translates to MLQMIVSGVALGAIYGLIALGIVMVFKATGILNFAHGEAAMLSAFIAYTLVRLGLPMWAVVPIVLLFGAALGMLIERFIIRRFIGKALLSSAICTLGLFLIFGDLAIWIWGKDTQELPSVFPAAPIDVGGVIVSGIDLGIVGVCAALAAALFAFFRFTRLGIAMQATMENPTAARLMGIPIKRIYALAWALSHVIAAAAGLLIAPLTFVHFSMMQSALHFAFAAAVLGGIGSMPGALLGGVIIGVTSNLTGAYLSSEWKDAVPFIVMLAILILRPHGLLARRQVKKV, encoded by the coding sequence ATGCTCCAGATGATCGTGAGCGGCGTCGCCCTCGGCGCCATCTACGGGCTGATCGCCCTGGGCATCGTGATGGTGTTCAAGGCGACCGGCATTCTCAACTTCGCGCACGGCGAGGCGGCCATGCTCTCGGCCTTCATCGCCTACACGCTGGTGCGCCTGGGCCTGCCGATGTGGGCCGTGGTGCCCATCGTGCTGCTGTTCGGCGCGGCGCTCGGCATGCTGATCGAGCGCTTCATCATCCGCCGCTTCATCGGCAAGGCGCTGCTGTCGTCGGCCATCTGCACGCTCGGCCTGTTCCTGATCTTCGGCGACCTCGCCATCTGGATCTGGGGCAAGGACACGCAGGAGCTGCCCAGCGTGTTCCCCGCCGCGCCCATCGACGTGGGCGGCGTGATCGTCTCGGGCATCGACCTGGGCATCGTGGGCGTGTGCGCGGCGCTGGCCGCCGCGCTGTTCGCGTTCTTCCGCTTCACGCGGCTGGGCATCGCGATGCAGGCCACCATGGAGAACCCCACGGCCGCGCGGCTGATGGGGATTCCGATCAAGCGCATCTACGCGCTGGCCTGGGCGCTGTCGCACGTCATCGCGGCGGCCGCGGGCCTGCTGATCGCGCCGCTGACCTTCGTGCACTTCTCGATGATGCAGAGCGCCCTGCACTTCGCCTTCGCGGCGGCGGTGCTCGGCGGCATCGGCAGCATGCCGGGCGCGCTGCTGGGCGGCGTGATCATCGGCGTGACCTCCAACCTCACCGGCGCCTACCTGTCCTCCGAATGGAAGGACGCGGTGCCCTTCATCGTGATGCTGGCCATCCTGATCCTGCGCCCGCACGGGCTGCTGGCACGGCGCCAGGTCAAAAAAGTCTGA
- a CDS encoding 3-isopropylmalate dehydratase, translated as MSMPNLQGRAAWIFKEDDFDIDLIVGIKNIKITDIHELAAVTMTGYDPDFAKSVKKGDLLVGGHNFGYGHPHYPAMRAMRHLGVAGVIAESFSPGFFRGEISMGFPLITCPGIRELTARWDELKVDWEASTVTHVASGRQLPFERLSSVERGTLEAGGFIPYLKARLAKQGETPPLAA; from the coding sequence ATGAGCATGCCCAACCTGCAAGGCCGCGCGGCCTGGATCTTCAAGGAAGACGACTTCGACATCGACCTGATCGTCGGCATCAAGAACATCAAGATCACCGACATCCACGAGCTCGCCGCCGTCACCATGACGGGCTACGACCCCGACTTCGCCAAGTCCGTGAAGAAGGGCGACCTGCTGGTGGGCGGCCACAACTTCGGCTACGGCCATCCGCACTACCCCGCGATGCGCGCCATGCGCCACCTGGGCGTGGCGGGCGTGATTGCGGAGTCGTTCTCGCCGGGCTTTTTCCGCGGCGAGATCAGCATGGGTTTTCCGCTCATCACCTGCCCGGGCATCCGCGAACTCACCGCGCGCTGGGACGAGCTGAAGGTCGACTGGGAAGCCAGCACCGTGACCCACGTGGCCAGCGGCAGGCAGCTGCCGTTCGAGCGGCTGTCGTCGGTGGAACGCGGCACGCTGGAGGCCGGCGGCTTCATTCCGTACCTCAAGGCACGGCTGGCGAAGCAAGGCGAAACACCGCCGCTGGCCGCCTGA
- a CDS encoding 3-isopropylmalate dehydratase large subunit yields the protein MTEKILARVAGRPSVRAGEEVLARPDFVIAYDFPGYTDVFFKEAKEEFGVDKVPSPERFVLFIDHMVPATAPKEEELHKVTRQWGKEQGVPVHEREGIGHQVSAELGYATPGAFAVHFDGHVSQLGAFGTLAMGARKSVLETFVSENMALTVPGTVKIEITGTLQPGVMARDVFHHMVRVLGPSSCRFKVVELCGPVIDAMSIEGRQTICGQAMFLGATTMLIAPDAKTLAYAEGRSKIALDPVYPDADAVYDREVTIDVSALAPIVVAPPSPANTRDLSEYAGLEVHTGYLGSCASGRLEDLRAAADVLRGRRIKPGFQLHVVPTSQAIMSQAAREGLISTLVDAGAFISSSSCDYCYGRIATMTDGQRAVSTGTLNTPGRMGSADSEIFICNAAVVAASALEGCIADPRPYLAQAAEARALEGSAA from the coding sequence ATGACCGAGAAAATCCTGGCCCGCGTGGCTGGACGGCCGAGCGTTCGCGCCGGCGAGGAAGTGCTGGCCCGCCCCGACTTCGTGATCGCCTACGACTTCCCCGGCTACACGGACGTGTTCTTCAAGGAAGCCAAGGAAGAGTTCGGCGTGGACAAGGTGCCCAGCCCCGAGCGCTTCGTGCTCTTCATCGACCACATGGTCCCGGCCACCGCGCCAAAGGAAGAAGAGCTGCACAAGGTCACGCGCCAGTGGGGCAAGGAACAGGGCGTGCCGGTGCACGAGCGCGAAGGCATCGGCCACCAGGTGTCGGCCGAGCTGGGCTACGCCACGCCGGGCGCGTTCGCCGTGCACTTCGACGGCCACGTGAGCCAGCTCGGCGCCTTCGGCACGCTGGCCATGGGCGCGCGCAAGAGCGTGCTCGAGACCTTCGTGAGCGAGAACATGGCGCTCACCGTGCCCGGCACGGTGAAGATCGAGATCACCGGCACGCTGCAGCCCGGCGTGATGGCGCGCGACGTGTTCCACCACATGGTGCGCGTGCTCGGCCCGTCGTCGTGCCGCTTCAAGGTGGTCGAGCTGTGCGGCCCGGTGATCGACGCCATGAGCATCGAAGGCCGCCAGACCATCTGCGGCCAGGCGATGTTCCTGGGTGCGACCACGATGCTGATCGCACCGGACGCGAAGACGCTGGCCTATGCCGAAGGCCGCTCGAAGATCGCGCTGGACCCGGTCTACCCCGACGCCGATGCCGTGTACGACCGCGAGGTGACCATCGACGTGAGCGCGCTCGCGCCCATCGTGGTGGCACCGCCGAGCCCCGCCAACACGCGCGACCTGTCCGAGTACGCGGGACTGGAGGTGCACACCGGCTACCTCGGCTCCTGCGCCAGCGGCCGGCTCGAAGACCTTCGCGCCGCGGCCGACGTGCTGCGCGGACGCAGGATCAAGCCGGGCTTCCAGCTGCACGTGGTGCCGACCTCGCAGGCCATCATGTCGCAGGCCGCCAGGGAGGGCCTGATTTCCACGCTGGTGGATGCCGGCGCGTTCATCAGCTCGTCGAGCTGCGACTACTGCTACGGCCGCATCGCGACCATGACCGACGGCCAGCGCGCCGTGTCGACCGGCACGCTGAACACGCCCGGGCGCATGGGCAGTGCCGATTCGGAAATCTTCATCTGCAACGCGGCGGTGGTGGCGGCTTCGGCGCTGGAAGGCTGCATTGCCGACCCCCGCCCCTACCTGGCGCAGGCCGCAGAGGCCCGCGCCCTCGAAGGGAGCGCCGCATGA
- a CDS encoding IclR family transcriptional regulator, translating to MAGKESPQGENSRTGTQSIERVVGMLRVVASRGRRGMRIGEIAATSGLPQSTCARMLTRLEIEGLVDRDVATRKYFLGPLLHELGLLARPRYRLSELCDGALHRLADLTQDTLYLSERSGMEAVCTNRALGDFPIKAMPLDIGIRRPLGVGAGGLAMLCAMPESEAEAIIQANGHRYEKFASFTADFLREAVAQGRARGYAFIDSVVTPGTGAIGIAFPRNNPVGAISIAAISGRLGAERCDDMARELRREVRKIEAAMLGNAAPAATEDE from the coding sequence ATGGCAGGCAAAGAATCGCCACAAGGTGAGAACTCGCGCACCGGAACGCAGAGCATCGAGCGGGTGGTCGGCATGCTCCGCGTTGTGGCGTCCCGCGGGCGGCGGGGCATGCGCATCGGCGAGATCGCGGCCACCAGCGGGCTGCCGCAGTCGACCTGCGCGCGCATGCTCACGCGGCTGGAAATCGAGGGGCTGGTGGACCGCGACGTGGCCACGCGCAAGTACTTCCTCGGGCCGCTGCTGCACGAGCTGGGGCTGCTCGCGCGGCCGCGCTACCGGCTCAGCGAGCTGTGCGACGGTGCACTGCACCGGTTGGCCGACCTCACGCAGGACACGCTCTACCTCAGCGAGCGCAGCGGCATGGAGGCGGTGTGCACCAACCGCGCGCTGGGCGATTTCCCGATCAAGGCGATGCCGCTGGACATCGGCATCCGGCGTCCGCTGGGTGTGGGCGCGGGCGGCCTGGCGATGCTGTGCGCCATGCCCGAGTCGGAAGCCGAGGCCATCATCCAGGCCAACGGCCACCGCTACGAGAAGTTCGCCTCGTTCACGGCCGACTTCCTGCGCGAGGCCGTGGCACAGGGCAGGGCGCGGGGCTACGCCTTCATCGACAGCGTGGTGACGCCGGGCACCGGCGCGATCGGCATCGCGTTTCCCAGGAACAACCCGGTGGGCGCGATCAGCATCGCGGCCATCTCGGGGCGGCTCGGCGCGGAGCGCTGCGACGACATGGCGCGCGAGCTGCGCCGCGAGGTGCGCAAGATCGAGGCCGCGATGCTCGGCAACGCCGCGCCCGCCGCCACCGAGGACGAGTGA